In Dryobates pubescens isolate bDryPub1 chromosome 15, bDryPub1.pri, whole genome shotgun sequence, the following proteins share a genomic window:
- the NUP37 gene encoding nucleoporin Nup37 codes for MKQDPTRNIAYTVDCEDYVHVVKFSPFDSGNACSLIAYGGNNCVVVATCRFQEEDAEVEGIQFKTLRTFHHGIRVDAIAWSPETRLDALPPQIRFCTAASDRKIRLFTSDLQDKNEFKTFDGHSDYINDLVFAPKDGQEVASVSDDHTCRVWDLEGNEKAHFVLRSPGMSVCWHPEEAFKLMVAEKNGTIRFYDLITQQAILSLECEQTPLMSADWCFKNTLKIGAVAGSDWLIWDITRSSYPQDKRPVHVDRARLFRWSRVNENLFATTGYPGKTTSQLLVHHLGHAQPILTGTAAVGSGLTWHRTLPLCAVGGDHKIFFWVTEM; via the exons ATGAAGCAAGATCCTACTAGAAACATTGCTTATACTGTGGATTGTGAAGATTATGTGCACGTGGTAAAATTCAGTCCATTTGATAGTGGAAATGCGTGTTCCCTCATTGCATATGGTGGCAATAATTGTGTAGTTGTTGCGACCTGCAGATTCCAG GAGGAGGATGCAGAAGTGGAAGGTATCCAATTTAAAACGCTAAGAACATTTCATCATGGAATCCGAGTTGATGCCATAGCATGGAGTCCTGAAACTAGACTTGATGCTTTACCTCCCCAGATAAG GTTTTGTACTGCAGCTTCTGATAGGAAGATAAGGCTGTTTACTTCAGACCTGCAGGATAAGAATGAATTTAAG ACATTTGATGGCCACTCAGATTACATTAATGATCTGGTGTTTGCTCCCAAAGATGGCCAAGAAGTTGCAAGTGTAAGTGACGATCACACCTGCAG ggTCTGGGATTTGGAAGGAAATGAGAAGGCCCATTTTGTTTTACGTTCTCCTGGAATGAGTGTTTGCTGGCATCCTGAGGAGGCTTTTAAG CTGATGGTAGCAGAGAAGAATGGAACAAtacgattctatgatctaaTTACACAGCAGGCCATTCTCTCCCTAGAGTGTGAACAAACGCCGCTGATGTCAGCAGACTGGTGTTTCAAAAATACTCTAAAAATTGGAGCAGTTGCTGGAAGTGATTGGTTAATTTGGGATATCACTCGCTCCAG TTATCCACAGGATAAGAGACCTGTCCATGTTGATCGAGCCAGATTATTCAG GTGGTCCCGAGTGAATGAAAATCTGTTTGCAACCACTGGATATCCAGGAAAGACAACTAGTCAACTGCTTGTTCATCATTTAGGACATGCCCAG ccaATTCTTACTGGCACTGCAGCGGTAGGATCTGGTTTGACGTGGCATAGAACACTTCCTTTGTGTGCAGTTGGAGGAGATCATAAAATTTTCTTCTGGGTAACTGAAATGTAA